In the Leifsonia sp. 466MF genome, one interval contains:
- the cydC gene encoding thiol reductant ABC exporter subunit CydC, with protein sequence MSAESRLRETQARGAADPAEVRRILRLAIPSPGRLWAAIGFGFLSGGSAVALLGVSAWLITRASEQPALMYLSAAVVGVRAFALGRAFFRYLERLAGHDAAFRQLGTVRSRLYARLEPLAPDGLRGVRSGDLLARLADDVDELQNLALRVIQPLVSAGLVAVGSIVAAFLILPTAGVALLVTLAVALVAGMLVNRWVAGAAERRIAPLRAELNDALHDLVANLDVLTAYGALPAAQERVRAAGERLTAASRARAVGLGLTAGVVSLLAGAATVLGLSGGIPAVIGGSLDAPGLAVVALLPLAVFEVFGTVPLAFGAWRRVRASAERIASAAPIEVPDGVPVDALDARALVVSGAAGGVPEVVLDGVSAHWPDDDHDVLRELDLRLRPGERVLLTGPTGAGKTALAHVLTRLIDHTGDYSIDGVPARDLRQDDVRRVIGLVEQRPYLFDSDLRQNLLFARDTATDDELLDALDRVGLRDWALARGGLSEPVGERGALVSGGQAQRIALARALLADFPVLVVDEPTANVDSAVADAIVGDVLRTAAEDGRTVLLISHTDVPTELVDRVVRLEDGALVG encoded by the coding sequence GTGTCCGCTGAATCGAGGCTCCGAGAGACGCAGGCGCGGGGTGCTGCGGACCCCGCGGAGGTGCGCCGCATCCTCCGGTTGGCCATCCCTTCCCCGGGCCGGCTGTGGGCCGCCATCGGGTTCGGGTTCCTGAGCGGCGGAAGCGCGGTCGCGTTGCTGGGCGTCTCGGCGTGGTTGATCACGCGGGCCTCGGAGCAGCCGGCGCTGATGTACCTGTCGGCCGCTGTCGTCGGCGTCCGGGCGTTCGCCCTCGGGCGCGCGTTCTTCCGCTATCTCGAGCGGCTGGCCGGACACGACGCGGCCTTCCGGCAGCTGGGGACGGTGCGATCGCGCCTCTACGCACGACTGGAGCCGCTTGCGCCGGACGGACTGCGCGGTGTGCGCTCTGGCGACCTGCTGGCGCGGCTGGCGGACGACGTGGACGAGCTCCAGAACCTGGCGCTGCGCGTCATCCAGCCGCTGGTGAGCGCGGGTCTGGTCGCCGTCGGCAGCATCGTCGCCGCGTTCCTGATCCTCCCGACGGCGGGCGTCGCTCTGCTGGTCACGCTGGCGGTGGCCCTGGTCGCGGGGATGCTGGTGAACCGGTGGGTCGCGGGGGCCGCCGAGCGTCGCATCGCGCCGCTCCGGGCCGAGCTGAACGACGCCCTGCACGACCTGGTCGCGAACCTCGATGTCCTGACCGCCTACGGGGCGCTTCCCGCGGCGCAGGAGCGCGTGCGCGCGGCCGGTGAGCGGCTGACGGCGGCGTCGCGCGCGCGGGCGGTGGGTCTCGGCCTGACCGCGGGCGTGGTCTCGCTTCTTGCGGGCGCGGCGACCGTCCTCGGGCTCTCGGGAGGCATCCCCGCGGTGATCGGCGGCTCGCTCGACGCGCCGGGACTCGCCGTCGTGGCCCTGCTCCCGCTCGCGGTCTTCGAGGTCTTCGGCACCGTACCGCTGGCGTTCGGCGCCTGGCGACGGGTGCGCGCGAGCGCGGAGCGGATCGCGTCGGCGGCGCCGATCGAGGTGCCGGACGGCGTCCCGGTGGATGCGCTGGACGCCCGGGCGCTGGTCGTGAGCGGTGCTGCCGGCGGCGTCCCGGAGGTGGTGCTCGACGGTGTGTCGGCGCACTGGCCGGACGACGATCACGACGTGCTGCGCGAGCTCGACCTGCGGCTGCGACCGGGGGAGCGCGTGCTGCTCACCGGCCCGACCGGTGCAGGCAAGACAGCACTCGCCCACGTCCTCACGCGCCTGATCGATCACACCGGCGACTACTCGATCGACGGTGTTCCGGCCCGCGACCTGCGCCAGGACGACGTGCGACGCGTGATCGGGCTGGTCGAGCAGCGGCCCTACCTGTTCGACTCCGATCTGCGCCAGAACCTGCTGTTCGCACGCGACACGGCAACAGATGACGAACTGCTGGATGCGCTCGACCGGGTGGGACTGCGCGACTGGGCTCTCGCCCGCGGCGGACTGTCTGAGCCGGTCGGCGAGCGTGGCGCCCTGGTGTCGGGCGGTCAGGCCCAGCGGATCGCGCTCGCCCGCGCGCTCCTCGCCGACTTCCCGGTGCTCGTCGTCGACGAGCCCACCGCGAACGTCGACAGCGCGGTCGCGGATGCGATCGTGGGGGATGTGCTGCGGACCGCGGCTGAGGACGGCCGGACGGTGCTCCTGATCTCGCACACGGACGTTCCGACCGAGCTGGTGGATCGGGTGGTGCGGCTGGAGGACGGCGCGCTGGTCGGGTAG
- the cydD gene encoding thiol reductant ABC exporter subunit CydD codes for MRPLDPRLLRYASATRGTLAAGAGLAMLQTASIISFAWLLTDVVVRAIAGEPLASLSPTIGLLGLVVVVRAGLLWAVESVSSRGGARVVGQLREGLVAAVGRLGPGWVARRSTADVTLVAGHGMDALDGYFAKYLPQLIGTAIATPLLVLTIGWRDLTSGIILVITLPLIPVFMVLVGWATQAAQKRQWRALSTLSSGFLDVVAGLSTLKLFGRQHRQEARIRQVSDQYRVHTMRVLRMSFLSGFVLELAASLSVAVIAVTIGLRLLGGSLDLSVGLFVLLLAPEAFLPLRNVGASYHAAAEGIEAASNAFEVIEAAEAMDAVTPDADVAAGTGLVLEDVRIAYDGRTVVDGFSAAVPPGTLAVLRAPSGAGKSSLVSAVLGFTAFEGRIHAGGRTDAVGRREAIAWAGQRPGLLAGSIASNVALGDASDASGTDARVEDALRDAAATELDPTLELGPGGSGLSGGQAQRVAVARALYRLRSRRCPVLILDEPTSALDAETEARLLRAVRRAADDGAAVLVVSHRPAVAEAADVVLTLPARDASDGVAASTQSEESEVSGVR; via the coding sequence GTGCGCCCGCTCGACCCCCGACTCCTGCGGTACGCCTCGGCGACCCGCGGCACCCTCGCCGCGGGCGCCGGGCTCGCGATGCTGCAGACCGCATCCATCATCTCCTTCGCCTGGCTATTGACGGATGTCGTGGTGCGCGCGATCGCCGGGGAGCCGCTCGCGAGCCTCAGCCCGACCATCGGCCTGCTGGGTCTCGTCGTGGTCGTGCGCGCGGGGCTGCTGTGGGCGGTCGAGTCGGTGTCGTCCCGCGGCGGAGCGCGCGTCGTCGGGCAGCTGCGGGAGGGCCTGGTCGCGGCGGTCGGACGGCTCGGCCCGGGGTGGGTCGCCCGCAGGAGCACCGCCGACGTCACGCTCGTCGCCGGCCACGGCATGGATGCGCTCGACGGCTATTTCGCGAAGTACCTGCCGCAGCTGATCGGCACCGCCATCGCGACGCCGCTCCTGGTGCTGACGATCGGCTGGCGCGACCTCACCAGCGGGATCATCCTCGTGATCACTCTCCCGCTCATCCCTGTGTTCATGGTGCTGGTCGGCTGGGCGACCCAGGCGGCGCAGAAGCGGCAGTGGCGGGCGCTCTCCACCCTCTCGAGCGGCTTCCTGGATGTGGTCGCCGGGCTCTCGACGCTGAAGCTGTTCGGGCGGCAGCACCGCCAGGAGGCGCGGATCCGCCAGGTGAGCGACCAGTATCGCGTTCACACCATGCGGGTGCTGCGCATGTCGTTCCTCTCCGGGTTCGTGCTGGAACTGGCCGCGAGCCTGTCCGTCGCGGTGATCGCTGTCACGATCGGTCTGCGACTGCTGGGCGGCTCGCTCGACCTCTCGGTCGGACTGTTCGTGCTGCTGCTCGCGCCCGAGGCGTTCCTGCCGCTGCGCAACGTGGGCGCGAGCTACCACGCGGCCGCGGAGGGCATCGAGGCCGCGTCGAACGCGTTCGAGGTGATCGAGGCGGCGGAAGCCATGGACGCTGTGACGCCGGATGCGGATGTCGCCGCAGGGACCGGACTGGTGCTCGAGGACGTGCGGATCGCGTACGACGGACGGACCGTCGTCGACGGCTTCAGTGCCGCTGTGCCGCCAGGGACGCTCGCCGTGCTCCGGGCGCCGAGCGGGGCCGGCAAGTCGAGCCTGGTGAGCGCGGTGCTGGGCTTCACCGCGTTCGAGGGCCGCATCCACGCGGGCGGCCGGACCGACGCGGTGGGGCGACGCGAGGCGATCGCGTGGGCCGGGCAGCGGCCCGGGCTGCTCGCCGGGAGCATCGCGTCGAACGTCGCGCTGGGCGATGCGTCGGACGCTTCCGGCACGGATGCGCGTGTCGAAGATGCGCTGCGAGATGCCGCCGCCACCGAACTCGACCCGACTCTGGAGCTCGGCCCCGGCGGGTCGGGGCTGTCCGGCGGCCAGGCCCAGCGGGTCGCGGTCGCCCGGGCGCTGTACCGCCTGCGGTCGCGTCGGTGCCCTGTGCTGATCCTGGACGAGCCGACCTCGGCGCTCGACGCGGAGACGGAGGCCCGCCTGCTGCGTGCGGTGCGGCGTGCGGCGGACGACGGCGCGGCGGTGCTGGTCGTGAGTCACCGGCCGGCGGTGGCGGAGGCGGCGGACGTCGTGCTGACGCTGCCCGCCCGCGATGCGTCGGACGGGGTCGCAGCGAGCACGCAGTCCGAGGAGAGCGAGGTGTCCGGTGTCCGCTGA
- the cydB gene encoding cytochrome d ubiquinol oxidase subunit II has translation MDLAVLWFGIVAFFFVGYFVLDGFDFGVGMALPFLGRDDVDRRVMINTIGPVWDLNETWVIVGGAALFAAFPEWYATLFSGFYLALLLILLALIVRGVSFEYRHQRAGARWKKWFDGMIIVGSAVPAFLWGVAFANIVQGVALDANHDYTGTLFDLLNGYAIVGGLTTLLLFFTHGVVFISLKTDGDLRVRARRLAARSGAVAIVVAAVFLGWTAISHFSPVFLALAIFAAVALVASWIANLRGAEGWSFGFMAATIALAVVSLFAALFPDVMPSSPNPENSLTIANASSSQTTLTIMTWVAAIFLPLILVYQGFTYWIFRKRVTRDHIPQEAPDAGGTDDTQQPVTA, from the coding sequence ATGGATCTCGCAGTTCTCTGGTTCGGCATCGTCGCCTTCTTCTTCGTTGGCTACTTCGTGCTCGACGGCTTCGACTTCGGGGTGGGGATGGCGCTGCCGTTCCTCGGCCGCGACGACGTCGACCGCCGCGTGATGATCAACACGATCGGCCCGGTCTGGGACCTCAACGAGACGTGGGTCATCGTCGGAGGCGCTGCGTTGTTCGCCGCCTTCCCCGAGTGGTACGCCACGCTGTTCAGCGGCTTCTACCTGGCGCTGCTGCTCATCCTGCTCGCCCTGATCGTGCGCGGCGTGTCGTTCGAGTACCGGCACCAGCGCGCCGGCGCCCGGTGGAAGAAGTGGTTCGACGGGATGATCATCGTCGGCTCCGCGGTTCCCGCGTTCCTCTGGGGCGTCGCGTTCGCGAACATCGTGCAGGGCGTCGCGCTCGACGCCAACCACGACTACACGGGGACGCTGTTCGACCTCCTGAACGGCTACGCGATCGTCGGCGGCCTGACGACCCTCCTGCTGTTCTTCACCCACGGCGTCGTCTTCATCTCGCTGAAGACGGATGGCGATCTCCGCGTCCGGGCACGGCGGCTCGCCGCGCGCTCGGGAGCTGTCGCCATCGTGGTCGCTGCGGTGTTCCTCGGCTGGACGGCCATCTCGCACTTCTCGCCGGTGTTCCTCGCGCTCGCGATCTTCGCCGCGGTGGCGCTTGTCGCGTCCTGGATCGCCAACCTGCGCGGGGCCGAGGGATGGTCGTTCGGGTTCATGGCGGCGACCATCGCCCTCGCCGTCGTGTCGCTGTTCGCCGCCCTGTTCCCCGACGTGATGCCCTCCTCGCCGAACCCGGAGAACAGCCTCACCATCGCGAACGCGTCCAGCTCGCAGACCACGCTGACGATCATGACGTGGGTCGCGGCGATCTTCCTTCCGCTGATCCTCGTCTACCAGGGCTTCACCTACTGGATCTTCCGCAAGCGGGTGACGCGCGACCACATCCCGCAGGAGGCGCCGGACGCCGGTGGCACCGACGACACGCAGCAACCCGTGACGGCCTGA
- a CDS encoding cytochrome ubiquinol oxidase subunit I, with product MNELLDPLLLSRWQFGLTTIYHFLFVPLTIGLVTCTAIFQTAWYRTGKAHYLQLTHFFGKIFLINFAMGVVTGIVQEFQFGMNWSDYSRFVGDIFGAPLALEGLLAFFLEATFIGLWIFGWDRLPKGLHLATIWIVSVGSILSAYFILAANAFMQNPVGYHINAAKGRAELTDLWAVLTNKVALAAFPHTIFGCFMVSAGLIIAVAAWHLSRNNHLETMRPALKFGLWLMVGAGIGTVLSGDQLGLAMVETQPMKMAAAEALYKTSTGADASFSIFTLGTPDGVHELFSIRVPYLLSFLSTHSLNGTVEGINDLQAQYTQLYGPGDYTPTIWITYWAFRWMIGLGMLHVAIAVVGLWLTRKGRTPTRAWQWKIAIWAMPLSLLAMIVGWIFTEMGRQPWIVFSLMKTADGVSPGTTGIEVLISLVAFTAIYGTLAVVEFKLIKRAAQKGPEPIEKHLDDAGEPIPVATVY from the coding sequence GTGAACGAACTGCTGGACCCGCTCCTACTCTCGCGTTGGCAGTTCGGGCTCACCACGATCTACCACTTCCTGTTCGTGCCGCTGACGATCGGCCTGGTCACCTGCACAGCGATCTTCCAGACGGCCTGGTACCGCACGGGGAAGGCGCACTACCTGCAGCTGACCCACTTCTTCGGCAAGATCTTCCTGATCAACTTCGCGATGGGCGTGGTGACCGGCATCGTGCAGGAGTTCCAGTTCGGCATGAACTGGTCCGACTACTCGCGCTTCGTCGGCGACATCTTCGGCGCTCCGCTCGCCCTGGAGGGGCTGCTCGCGTTCTTCCTGGAGGCGACGTTCATCGGGTTGTGGATCTTCGGGTGGGACCGCCTCCCGAAGGGGCTGCACCTGGCGACCATCTGGATCGTGTCGGTGGGCAGCATCCTCTCGGCCTACTTCATCCTCGCGGCGAACGCCTTCATGCAGAACCCGGTCGGCTATCACATCAACGCCGCGAAGGGCCGGGCGGAGCTCACGGATCTCTGGGCCGTGCTCACGAACAAGGTCGCCCTCGCCGCCTTCCCGCACACGATCTTCGGCTGCTTCATGGTCTCGGCCGGCCTCATCATCGCCGTCGCCGCCTGGCACCTCTCGCGCAACAACCACCTCGAGACGATGCGGCCAGCACTCAAGTTCGGCCTCTGGTTGATGGTCGGCGCCGGGATCGGCACGGTCCTGAGCGGCGACCAGCTCGGTCTCGCCATGGTCGAGACGCAGCCGATGAAGATGGCGGCCGCCGAAGCGCTCTACAAGACCTCGACCGGAGCCGACGCCTCCTTCTCGATCTTCACCCTCGGCACCCCGGACGGCGTCCACGAACTGTTCTCGATCCGCGTGCCGTACCTGCTGTCGTTCCTGTCGACGCACAGTCTGAACGGCACCGTCGAGGGCATCAACGACCTGCAGGCGCAGTACACGCAGCTCTACGGCCCCGGCGATTACACGCCGACCATCTGGATCACCTACTGGGCGTTCCGCTGGATGATCGGGCTCGGGATGCTCCACGTCGCCATCGCCGTCGTCGGCCTCTGGCTGACCCGCAAGGGCCGCACTCCGACCCGCGCCTGGCAGTGGAAGATCGCGATCTGGGCCATGCCGCTCTCGCTGCTGGCGATGATCGTCGGCTGGATCTTCACCGAGATGGGGCGGCAGCCGTGGATCGTGTTCAGCCTCATGAAGACGGCCGACGGCGTCTCGCCCGGCACGACCGGAATCGAGGTGCTGATCTCGCTCGTCGCCTTCACCGCCATCTACGGCACCCTCGCGGTCGTCGAGTTCAAGCTCATCAAGCGCGCCGCCCAGAAGGGCCCCGAGCCGATCGAGAAGCACCTCGACGACGCCGGCGAGCCCATCCCCGTCGCCACGGTCTACTAG
- a CDS encoding BlaI/MecI/CopY family transcriptional regulator — protein MANLGELERAVMDALWDGDAPITAGELRDKLAAARETGKAPALTTILTVLSRLEAKGFVARDRDARPHLYYAALTRAGHVADLMREVLESSSDRTEALAYFVGSVDESEAEVLRRLLDARSV, from the coding sequence GTGGCCAATCTCGGAGAACTCGAACGGGCCGTCATGGACGCCCTGTGGGACGGCGACGCCCCCATCACCGCGGGTGAGCTACGCGACAAGCTAGCGGCGGCCCGCGAGACCGGCAAGGCACCGGCGCTCACGACGATCCTCACCGTCCTCTCCCGACTCGAGGCCAAGGGGTTCGTCGCCCGCGACCGCGACGCCCGGCCGCACCTGTACTACGCCGCCCTGACCCGCGCCGGTCACGTCGCCGATCTGATGCGCGAAGTGCTGGAGTCCTCCTCCGACCGCACCGAGGCGCTCGCCTACTTCGTCGGATCGGTCGACGAGTCCGAAGCCGAGGTGCTGCGCCGCCTGCTCGACGCCCGCAGCGTGTGA
- a CDS encoding M56 family metallopeptidase, giving the protein MSSDPAAGLAGAIFLGALAIALAWPVPLLLARAKWPSAAPVLAVALWQSIALAGGISMIGSLLLAGLQPFGDDLWSRIGGAAASLFHGPLPPDASLLNAFLLSAAVLLTAHLLLNLALTSVRSRNQRHRHMELLRLLSSPLPDAPTTRVIDHPAPAAYCLPGARSVTVLSEGMIALLSPDQLDAVVAHERAHLRQKHHLLLDAFRSWKRALPWFPIATRAQDAVALLLEMLADDTARHEAGDRVLAGAIRLVDETGQAGAVLGAPKDRRTPEQRRAALVAREERLTDGRRTVGPVLRATVVVTTVLLVVVPPVVVLVS; this is encoded by the coding sequence GTGAGCAGCGACCCCGCCGCCGGGCTCGCCGGCGCGATCTTCCTGGGCGCGCTCGCCATCGCGCTCGCCTGGCCTGTGCCGCTGCTGCTCGCGCGCGCCAAGTGGCCCTCCGCCGCCCCCGTGCTGGCCGTCGCCCTCTGGCAGTCGATCGCCCTCGCGGGAGGCATCTCGATGATCGGCTCGCTGCTGCTGGCGGGACTGCAGCCGTTCGGCGACGACCTGTGGTCGCGCATCGGCGGAGCGGCTGCCTCGCTGTTCCACGGGCCCCTGCCGCCGGATGCCAGCCTCCTCAACGCCTTCCTATTGAGCGCGGCCGTGCTGCTGACGGCTCACCTCCTCCTGAACCTCGCGCTCACCTCCGTCCGCAGCCGCAACCAGCGCCACCGGCACATGGAGCTGCTGCGGCTGCTGTCCTCTCCCCTGCCGGACGCTCCGACCACCCGGGTGATCGACCATCCCGCCCCTGCCGCGTACTGCCTGCCGGGCGCGCGCAGCGTCACGGTGCTCTCCGAGGGCATGATCGCGTTGCTCTCCCCCGACCAGCTGGATGCGGTGGTCGCCCACGAGCGCGCCCACCTGCGGCAGAAGCACCACCTGCTGCTGGATGCGTTCCGCTCCTGGAAGCGCGCCCTCCCCTGGTTCCCCATCGCCACCCGGGCGCAGGACGCCGTCGCGCTGCTCCTGGAGATGCTCGCCGACGACACCGCGCGCCACGAGGCGGGAGACCGCGTGCTCGCGGGGGCGATCCGGCTCGTCGACGAGACGGGCCAGGCGGGTGCCGTTCTCGGCGCACCGAAGGACCGCCGGACGCCGGAGCAGCGGCGCGCCGCCCTCGTCGCCCGGGAGGAGCGCCTGACAGACGGCCGCCGGACGGTCGGGCCCGTGCTGCGCGCGACCGTGGTGGTGACGACGGTGCTGCTCGTCGTCGTGCCGCCGGTGGTCGTGCTCGTCAGCTGA
- a CDS encoding DedA family protein, translating to MNDALTWVLDLVQSVDPVLRTLLAGLGILLETSILIGLIVPGDTIVLVASTGVANPVEYVALVAVVIVGALCGESLGFALGRWFGPRIRTSRLGNRVGTRNFDRAEAYLARRGGIAVFLSRFLPVLHSLIPLTVGMSPMRYRTFMAWTAPACVLWAFAYVSVGSAAAGGYRELSRELHWAGYAFVAVIALFIIAVFVVKKVLGKRESRHMEAAAREPEPPLDGADRTVT from the coding sequence ATGAACGACGCACTGACCTGGGTGCTCGACCTCGTGCAGAGTGTGGACCCGGTCCTCCGGACGCTGCTGGCCGGGCTCGGCATCCTGCTCGAGACGTCCATCCTGATCGGGCTCATCGTCCCGGGCGACACGATCGTGCTGGTCGCGAGCACCGGCGTGGCCAACCCGGTCGAGTACGTCGCACTGGTCGCCGTCGTCATCGTCGGAGCACTCTGCGGCGAGTCGCTCGGATTCGCGCTCGGTCGCTGGTTCGGCCCGCGCATCCGCACCAGCCGGCTCGGCAACCGCGTCGGCACCCGCAACTTCGACCGCGCCGAAGCGTACCTGGCGCGCCGCGGCGGGATCGCCGTGTTCCTGTCGCGGTTCCTCCCGGTCCTGCACTCGCTCATCCCGCTCACCGTGGGCATGAGCCCGATGCGGTACCGCACCTTCATGGCCTGGACGGCCCCCGCCTGCGTGCTCTGGGCGTTCGCCTACGTGAGCGTCGGCTCGGCCGCGGCCGGCGGCTATCGCGAGCTGTCGCGTGAGCTGCACTGGGCGGGATACGCCTTCGTCGCCGTCATCGCGCTGTTCATCATCGCGGTGTTCGTGGTCAAGAAGGTGCTCGGCAAGCGCGAGAGCCGGCACATGGAAGCGGCGGCCCGGGAACCCGAGCCGCCGCTTGATGGAGCCGACCGAACCGTTACTTGA
- a CDS encoding ABC transporter substrate-binding protein has protein sequence MFASKKSRLAAGVLAAGALLALSACSSGGGAFSSDSASSSSDTVTVGSAAFGESEILMQIYGQALEANGVKVAYKPSIGQRDVYLKALQDGSIDLIPEYSGNLLQFYDKNSTATSSDDVYAGLNDALPKGFEVLDQSEAQDADSYNVTKEFSEKWDVKSLDDLKKVTDPLTVGANPEFQTRPYGIPGLKSAYGVTATLKPISDSGGPLTVAALKNGDVQLADIYTTTPAIKDNGFVTLKDPKNLIAAQNIVPLINSKKASDKVKDVLNKVSKELTTEDLIDMNGENQGSSKTQPDAVAKKWLQDHPIK, from the coding sequence ATGTTCGCATCGAAGAAGAGCCGCCTCGCGGCCGGCGTGCTCGCCGCCGGGGCGCTGCTCGCCCTCAGCGCCTGCTCGTCCGGTGGCGGCGCGTTCAGCAGCGACTCCGCCTCGTCCTCCAGCGACACCGTCACGGTCGGTTCGGCCGCGTTCGGCGAGTCCGAGATCCTCATGCAGATCTACGGCCAGGCGCTCGAGGCCAACGGCGTCAAGGTCGCGTACAAGCCGAGCATCGGCCAGCGCGACGTCTACCTGAAGGCGCTGCAGGACGGCTCCATCGACCTCATCCCCGAGTACAGCGGCAACCTGCTCCAGTTCTACGACAAGAACAGCACCGCCACCTCCAGCGACGACGTCTACGCCGGACTCAACGACGCCCTGCCGAAGGGCTTCGAGGTGCTCGACCAGTCGGAGGCGCAGGACGCCGACTCGTACAACGTCACCAAGGAGTTCTCGGAGAAGTGGGACGTGAAGAGCCTCGATGACCTCAAGAAGGTCACCGACCCGCTGACCGTCGGCGCCAACCCGGAGTTCCAGACCCGCCCGTACGGCATCCCCGGGCTGAAGTCGGCGTACGGCGTCACCGCGACGCTCAAGCCGATCAGCGACTCCGGCGGACCGCTGACCGTCGCCGCCCTCAAGAACGGCGACGTCCAGCTGGCCGACATCTACACGACGACCCCGGCCATCAAGGACAACGGGTTCGTGACCCTGAAGGACCCGAAGAACCTGATCGCCGCGCAGAACATCGTGCCGCTGATCAACAGCAAGAAGGCGTCCGACAAGGTCAAGGACGTGCTGAACAAGGTGTCGAAGGAACTCACCACCGAGGACCTCATCGACATGAACGGCGAGAACCAGGGGTCGAGCAAGACCCAGCCGGACGCCGTCGCCAAGAAGTGGCTCCAGGACCACCCGATCAAGTAA
- a CDS encoding ABC transporter permease yields MTDILAAFGWIGDPTNWSGPSGIPARLGEHIAYSLLTLLLAAIIALPIGFAIGHSGRFRGLAVGVSGALRALPTLGLVIYLALLTTNLTIVPPLIALTILAIPPILAGAYSGLESVDRAPIDAARAIGMTGWQVFTKVELPLSLPLVIGGIRSGGLQVIATWTVAAILPVGGLGRFLFDGIAVQNYPEILGGSIIVVALALVADGLFAIVQRLVVPRGVTAGRVRDSAEGGRSTARPVPEGAPTT; encoded by the coding sequence ATGACCGACATCCTGGCCGCCTTCGGGTGGATCGGCGACCCGACCAACTGGTCCGGGCCGAGCGGCATCCCCGCGCGTCTGGGCGAGCACATCGCCTACTCGCTGCTGACGCTGCTGCTCGCTGCGATCATCGCCCTGCCGATCGGTTTCGCGATCGGTCACTCCGGCCGCTTCCGCGGGCTCGCGGTCGGCGTGTCCGGGGCGCTGCGTGCGCTGCCGACACTGGGCCTCGTCATCTACCTGGCGCTGCTCACGACCAACCTGACCATCGTCCCGCCGCTGATCGCGCTCACCATCCTCGCGATCCCGCCGATCCTGGCCGGCGCTTACTCCGGCCTCGAGTCGGTGGACCGCGCTCCGATCGACGCCGCCCGCGCGATCGGGATGACGGGCTGGCAGGTGTTCACGAAGGTCGAGCTGCCGCTGTCGCTGCCGCTCGTGATCGGCGGCATCCGTTCGGGTGGCCTGCAGGTGATCGCCACCTGGACCGTCGCGGCCATCCTGCCGGTCGGCGGCCTCGGCCGATTCCTGTTCGACGGCATCGCCGTCCAGAACTACCCGGAGATCCTGGGCGGCTCCATCATCGTGGTCGCCCTCGCCCTCGTCGCGGACGGGCTGTTCGCCATCGTCCAGCGCCTCGTCGTGCCCCGCGGTGTCACCGCCGGGCGCGTCCGCGACAGCGCCGAAGGAGGCCGCTCCACCGCCCGCCCGGTGCCGGAAGGCGCCCCAACGACCTGA
- a CDS encoding ABC transporter permease — protein MSFLWSNLGQVWNLTVTHVWLAALPIIIGFVVSLPIGWVANRYRWSRGVLLTIGGILYTIPSLPLFFAMPALIGTQILSPLNVVVALSIYALALMVRTTADALGSVPGDVLQSATAVGFSAWRRFWSVELPLAGPVLLAGLRVVSVSTVSLVSVGALLGVPNLGYLFTDGLNRSYTEEVLVGIILIMVVALVFDLILVGLGRVLLPWTRSNRRAGRLSRRAAMRAVTGA, from the coding sequence GTGAGTTTCTTGTGGTCGAATCTCGGCCAGGTCTGGAATCTCACGGTCACCCACGTGTGGCTCGCCGCTCTCCCGATCATCATCGGGTTCGTGGTGTCGCTACCCATCGGGTGGGTCGCGAACCGCTATCGCTGGAGCCGCGGTGTGCTGCTGACGATCGGCGGCATCCTCTACACGATCCCGTCGCTGCCCCTGTTCTTCGCGATGCCCGCCCTGATCGGCACGCAGATCCTGTCGCCGCTCAACGTCGTGGTGGCGCTGAGCATCTACGCGCTCGCGCTGATGGTCCGCACGACAGCGGACGCACTGGGCTCCGTTCCCGGTGACGTGCTGCAGTCGGCGACCGCCGTCGGGTTCTCGGCCTGGCGCCGCTTCTGGTCCGTCGAGCTCCCGCTGGCCGGACCGGTTCTTCTCGCGGGCCTCCGGGTGGTGTCGGTCAGCACGGTCAGCCTCGTGAGCGTCGGAGCGCTTCTGGGCGTCCCGAACCTCGGCTACCTGTTCACGGACGGCCTCAACCGGTCGTACACCGAGGAGGTCCTGGTCGGCATCATCCTCATCATGGTGGTGGCGCTCGTCTTCGACCTGATCCTCGTGGGTCTCGGGCGCGTGCTGCTGCCCTGGACGCGATCCAACCGGCGAGCCGGCCGCCTCAGCAGGCGCGCGGCGATGAGGGCGGTGACCGGCGCATGA